One Candidatus Zixiibacteriota bacterium DNA segment encodes these proteins:
- a CDS encoding CHC2 zinc finger domain-containing protein, with amino-acid sequence MVNGVDLILNSVTISDILENHGIETSRIGRIPCPIHGGNNPSSFSHRDSIFNCFSFGASGGLIDLVCRLQNCRRKDAMDYLANMTGIELKREEVTSSGPLPKRKSRKRSAIIEGLKSDIYAINALRDSYGVRMRILGQLLKENQLLLAKHIAGMQYCEYELEYWGAEVIWLTHRVHSLQKGVK; translated from the coding sequence ATGGTGAATGGAGTTGATTTAATTCTCAACAGTGTAACTATCAGTGATATCCTGGAGAACCATGGAATTGAAACCTCCAGGATAGGTCGTATTCCATGTCCAATTCATGGTGGTAACAATCCGTCATCATTTTCCCACAGGGATTCAATATTTAATTGCTTTTCATTCGGCGCGAGCGGTGGTCTGATTGATTTAGTCTGCCGCCTTCAAAATTGCAGGCGAAAAGATGCAATGGATTATCTTGCAAACATGACAGGCATTGAGTTGAAACGCGAAGAAGTGACTTCTTCCGGACCGTTACCGAAACGGAAATCCAGGAAACGATCAGCTATTATCGAGGGATTAAAATCGGATATATACGCCATCAATGCTCTTCGAGATAGTTACGGAGTAAGAATGCGCATCCTCGGTCAATTGCTCAAAGAAAACCAATTATTATTGGCAAAGCATATCGCTGGTATGCAATATTGCGAATATGAATTAGAGTATTGGGGTGCTGAGGTAATATGGCTGACACACCGTGTCCACTCCCTACAAAAGGGGGTAAAATGA